The proteins below come from a single Biomphalaria glabrata chromosome 10, xgBioGlab47.1, whole genome shotgun sequence genomic window:
- the LOC106074633 gene encoding lysosomal aspartic protease-like: MKGIILLSLLFSVSVLIDLCNSTGPAKLRRVKLHKFKTARQTLKEHQNNVDYLLQKYKAMNSDRPIKGPGYEPLSNYLDAQYYGVIGLGTPAQSFKVVFDTGSANLWVPSKKCKWSDIACLLHNKYDSTKSSTYQPNGTSFAIQYGTGSLTGFLSTDVLSIGDIQVQNQTFAEAVTQPGITFVAAKFDGILGLGYDTISVDRVVPPFYRMVEQKLVADAVFSFFLNRNASASEGGEIVFGGSDPAFYEGNFTYVPVTQKGYWEFRMDGLSVASTTYCNGGCKAIADTGTSLLGGPTAEIAKLNAQIGATKFIGGEYLVNCANIPNMPNVTITLGGKDFVLTPIEYVLTVTTMGQSECISGFIGLDVPAPMGPLWILGDVFIGPYYTEFDMTNGRVGFAPTKDPTPTQRSNSLHFKSFASKEWDEVEGY; this comes from the exons AGTCAAGCTTCACAAGTTTAAAACTGCTCGACAGACTCTGAAAGAGCACCAGAATAATGTGGATTATTTGCTACAGAAGTACAAAGCTATGAACAGTGACAGACCCATTAAAGGACCTGGCTATGAACCACTGAGTAACTACTTGGAT GCACAATATTATGGAGTCATAGGACTCGGCACTCCAGCACAATCTTTTAAAGTAGTTTTTGATACTGGCTCAGCTAATTTATGGGTACCTTCAAAGAAATGCAAATGGAGTGATATTGCTTGTT TGCTTCATAATAAGTATGATAGCACCAAATCCAGTACCTACCAGCCTAATGGAACTAGCTTTGCTATTCAGTATGGAACTGGAAGTCTTACTGGATTTCTAAGTACTGATGTTCTCTCT attGGCGACATTCAAGTTCAGAATCAAACTTTTGCTGAAGCAGTGACACAGCCCGGCATTACCTTTGTTGCTGCCAAGTTTGATGGTATTTTAGGCCTTGGATATGACACAATATCAGTGGACAGAGTTGTTCCTCCCTTTTATCGAATGGTTGAGCAGAAGTTGGTTGCTGATGCAGTTTTCTCATTCTTCTTGAACAG AAATGCTTCTGCCAGTGAAGGTGGAGAAATAGTTTTTGGTGGCAGCGATCCAGCCTTTTATGAAGGAAACTTTACATATGTCCCTGTTACTCAAAAAGGTTACTGGGAGTTCAGAATGGATGG tttgaGTGTGGCCTCAACAACTTACTGTAATGGTGGCTGCAAGGCCATTGCTGATACTGGCACTTCTTTGTTGGGTGGCCCCACTGCAGAGATAGCTAAATTGAATGCTCAGATTGGTGCGACCAAATTCATTGGTGGAGAG TACTTGGTGAACTGTGCAAACATACCCAACATGCCAAATGTTACTATCACTCTTGGAGGCAAAGACTTTGTGCTGACACCTATTGAATATGTTTTGACT gTTACAACCATGGGACAATCTGAATGCATTAGTGGATTTATCGGCCTGGATGTTCCTGCACCTATGGGACCTCTTTggatcttgggtgatgtttttATTGGCCCTTATTACACAGAGTTTGATATGACCAATGGCAGAGTTGGTTTTGCCCCAACAAAGGATCCTACTCCTACCCAGAGATCTAACAGTTTGCATTTCAAAAGTTTTGCTAGCAAAGAATGGGATGAAGTGGAGGGTTACTAA